The stretch of DNA TTACTTCCACATCAGCAGTGTGTTGATTGTGTAAAAAATAAGGacttataagttataaatatataattttttctttttttataattgaattttaagatttttttaacatttagcCTAAGCTTCCCCAATAATAATGGTGAAACAAGAAATTTACTCTTGGGAGTCGAGTCGAGTTAAAAAtgtaataacataatttttttactatgtatattttttttcttccttcggagaaagataataaacagagtttaaaatagaaataaaatactttttaatagaTCAATACATGTATTATAAATCCATAATAGACTTTGATCAAGATGGAAGTtcataatcaattttttcaataagacactatatatgcatgtctaaataataagatttgataATCACATATGCtataattgaagaaaagaaaaagaaaaaaaaaaaaaggaagcgaGATGTTAtagttacaaaaagattttataaaaataaatttataaattgatttgatttcatatgataagttagatttactttacaacaaaagtaattttacactCTAATATacgataaaataattttataatgtaatatatcatataatgtcacatcaatttataaatttatttttattgattctcTTTATATctattgcattttttaaaaaagtaattggCTATGGCTGTGGTTGTCTTTGGTTTTTGTCATTTTGAGTTGTGGGAATAGACTGCTACGACACGACTTCgtcactaaaataattttttatttttaaaaaaaacttcgTTAATTACGACTTCGGACTCGCGATCTCATGCTACGATGGGTCACGTATGCACAACTTTACGAGGCTCGCTGACAGTGGAAACATGCAAGGGTCAAGGACCAAGGTGTAGATGTTGCCTTCGACGCTTCGCTACCTCAACCGCTGTAGCTTCTCTCAGCTCTCGCCCATGAtttgcatcttcttcttcttcttcttcttcttctttattgcATAAAATTGGAATCAAACCGATCGCTATGGCCTTATGGGTTTGTCTTTCTCTTGGATTGTTAACCAAACAAGAGGTAAGATCTTtgttaagttttattttcatcttgtattttctacgccttttgttttttcttatgTGCATGAAAGCCCAATGCATTCCAGTTACCTTCATGTATAAACTCATGGAAAGTAATTGCTTCATCCTTTGCCTTTGGCTCCCCCATTTTTTGACGGTATTTCTGTATGTGTGTGACGTCAATTGATGgaaacttatttatttgagaaGATACAGATCGACTTGGAATGCTGATTTtcgaaaagaaattaattttgcaGCGAATAGATGACGAGGATAAACTTGACACAAACTTTATTTTCTGACCCCACAAGAGGGATGATAATTAATTCATTCATAAGGAATGCGGGCGCGCGCGCGCATGCTCACCCGGCTCTGTTTATTGGCTATCTGAAATTAGCTAACCCAGTTTTAGAAGGTGGTTTCTCTAGATTAATAGCAGTGCTGGTTTTGACCATTGTGGCATCGATTGCTTATACTGCTCGAAGTGTCTTCAATTCTTCTTGCTTTTTTATGGGAATTGTCACGATCCGAATGTAAACTTTTCAAAGTGGTTTGTGGTTGACGTCGGCAATGCAAGTTACCCATGGGTACATCTGGAGTAATTTTGCTGTGTATTCCTCGGCCTACCCTGGTAATTTTTGTGGTTTGAGCTCTTGCTTCTTTCAAGGCCATGATCATCAGCTTATTCGCTGTGACAATGGATGGGGCTTTGTTATGCAGCCATGCCATGAATACACCTAGAGAATTAAAGAAATGTGAATACAGGTAGAGAATTAAAGAAATGTGAAGGGGATAAAATATCTCAGATCCAATATGGCCTTCCAAGCCCAGCCCAAGAGTAGGAGTCTCATCAAaagaaaagtgataaaaaatgaataaaggagaaggctgagaaaaaaaaagggtgtcGTGAGGAAAAGGGGAGATGTGACATAAATGAGTGAGAGATGTGACGTAAAGAATGAAAGGGgcagaagaaaaagagggaCTTCTTCCAAACTCAGGGCTGACGACTACTTTGActtctttttcagctttttcAACCTAGCGACAAGAACTCCAGAGAGAATATCTCCTCCAAATAATATATCCTGGACTTTCATTGTATAACGAGAATGACAgatcatgagagactgtaaaaaaatcatattatagtgaatttacCTCCCAAACaacctgtggacgtaggcattatgccgaaccacgtaaatttgtgtctccatctcttttattttccttgcatTTATCTCCTATTCACTGGCATGGATATACGTATGGGCGTCGTACAGCCGTACCAAGTTGCCTCCAGGGGCTCTAAACCATACTAATTGAGGCCCGAATCATCGCAGTGGGCCGAGATTGACTTTTTCTCCCCTTCCCATCCATTGTGCTATTTTTTGGCATTAACAAGATCGTTTGGGTTCTCAACGTGTTCTGACCTTCCAGATATCTATAGAACTGCACATCACCACTTCAGCTTATAAGCATGAATGGAACTAGCCTTTGTCAGTAAAATTTTCTCGTTGCTTTTGGTTTCTTTACCTCTGAATGGTGAAATTCAATACTAGATAGGTGCAAGGTTTGTTTCTGCTTGTACCTTAATATAAACTAGTACTAGAGATCGCTGGAATCACTTAGGCATATGAGTTTTTCAAATTGGAAGGCTAGGGATTAACTGTAGGTGTCTACTAAAGCTGTCAAAACATGAGAAATTGTACAGGTACTACACGGGAACTTTAGAAGGTCTTTGTTACCAAGATGTGTATTAGTGTATATTTCAGATTGATCTTGTTGATATATATGGACCATATCATCTCTTTAATAGAGTTGGTATGTTCATTTGAAAGCTTTACAATTTCATGTTCCCTGCTTCTGAGAGTTCTAGCCCTTTGGTTTATGAGATCTACACCAGGATGGAACTAATGAACCATGTTTAGGGCACTTGAGTCTCTTTTGGCTTGGtcaaataaaagggaaaaaaaacaggTGTTGGCTAATCTTAGttcttttccaaaaatcaatGTACATGAAGTGCTCGGGGAGTTTTGTGGTAATGTAATATGGGGGTGGGTGttctttttaagtttatttgGAAGTCCACCAGATATGATGCTTAATCTATTCTGCTACAGTACTTTATGTTACAAATTGCACCAAACAGTCGAATGGAAAGACAATTTGGTGCAAATTAAGTCAAGCTCCCAGTTGATTATGCGGCCCTCTGATTCAAAATGTCCAGACCGATGGTTGGCAAGCCACATGCATACCGCACATGTAACTAATAATGATGGTGTCCTTTTGCCGTGctgagaaaaagaaagcaaaaatgcCCTCCTGCTGCCAATACTTATGAGTTGACAGAAGCTGTACGTGATTCACGATCACCAACTGACAATAAGCAGAAAAAGGCCACGTGGCATTCACCCAGATGAGGAACAAGTTCAACTACAAGAAATTAACATCCGGAAAACACTTTGTCGCTTTACCAGACAAGTGCCTATGAAAATTCGACACCCCATCAAGGGTCGGAGATTACAACATTTCTTGCCTATAGAACATCGCTGGATTTTCGGCCTTTCTTCAGAACCCAAAAGGCAACAGAGATAACATGGGAAATGTCAAAAACTTTATTTCTTTAGCACCAGGAAGAAATATAATCAAACCATTCCAAACAACACAACCGCCTCGCATGACTAGCAGGCGTACTTAGAGATCAGAGGAAGcaaggagaaagagaagagaggCATGATGGATGTTCAAAGAAACTCCCCAACTGCATCTCCAAAGAAAAAACCTGCCACCCTTCAGCACCTCTTCGAAATAGATTCAAAGAATAAACCTATACGTACGCTTGCCAAGCATCTATCCAGTGCTGAAAACGAAGAAATTATTTCTAGTATCTCTTTCTGTACCGACATCTTCACCTTTACCGATCCTCGTGAATCTCCTTCACGGCGAGATCTTAAGCGGGTAAAGCTCTCTGAGCTCCTATCCACCATGAAGTCGAAGAAACCACTGAATAAACAAATTTTAGCGCCTCTCATGTCCATGCTATCGACCAACCTTTTTCGGCCACTCCCTCCACCTTCCAACCTCTTCAATATCACACCTGATTTACCTGATGATGAAGACCCggtttcttctttttcaccAACATGGTCTCATCTCCAAGTTGTTTATGATATTCTCCTACGACTAGTCATCAGCACAGATCCTGAGATACTTCGAGAGCATGTAGACCATCATTTCCTTCTCAatctcctctctcttttccaATCTGAAGACCCGAGGGAACGCGAGAACTTGAAGAACATATACCACCGGATATATTTGAGATTCACTTTCTATCGTTCATTCATGCGGAAATCAATGAACAATGTGTTGTTGCACTATATATTTGAGACTGAGAGGCACTGTGGCGTCGGGGAGCTCCTTGAGATATGGGGAACTATCATCAATGGCTTTACGGTTCCACTCAAAGAAGAGCACAAGTTGTTCTTAATGAGAGTGCTAATTCCTTTGCACAAGACCAAGGGAATGCAGTCTTTCCATAGGCAGCTGGCTTACTGTGTTTCTCAGTTTGTACAGAAGGAGCCTGTGCTTGGAGGGGTTGTTGTTAGAGGACTTTTGAGGTATTGGCCTGTCACCAATTGTCAGAAGGAAGTTTTGCTAATAGGGGAATTGGAGGAACTGGTGGACAACTTAGATCCTGATCAGTATAGGAAGTTGGCACTGCCTATGTGCACACAGATTACAATATGTTTGAACAGTGGGAACTCACTGGTAAGCTCAATTATACAATTTCTGATCTCTCATAGCTATTTCTCCTTAAaatctttgtttcttttattgagttttaaggACTTTCTTGTGGGGAAAGGTCTTGTGActgaatggtttcctttgtTGTTTTTTCCTGGAAAAAGAGGATAAAACtaccttctttctttcttattcttttatttttgctcTAACGCTACCTAAGATCTTCTGTTTTTGCAATTCCTGACCGACAATGTTCTGTAATATTGTACGCCTAGGTTGCTGAGCGGGCACTTTATGTATGGAACAATGAGCAGTTTGTGACGATGGCATCACTGGCAGTAGAAGAGGTATTTCCTATAATTGTTGAAGGCGTAGAGAAAAACCTCAAATGGCATTGGAGCAAAAGCGTCCGACAATTGACAGAAAATGTGAAGGCAATGCTGGAAGAAATAGATCCTATTTTCTACTCCGAATGCCTCGAAGAAATCGACCTGAGAGAATCCAGAGCTCAACAAGAAAAGATCAAGAGGAAGGAAAGATGGGAGAGAATAGAAATGGCAGCAGCCCGGAATCAGTTCCTCCAACCACAAGATTGCATGTCCCCCATTGGAGAAACATATGTGTAGAAACCTGTGCTGGCAATCGACTCAAAAACCATTGAACATTATCCTGGAAGATTGATACAATATATTTCTTGATA from Juglans microcarpa x Juglans regia isolate MS1-56 chromosome 3S, Jm3101_v1.0, whole genome shotgun sequence encodes:
- the LOC121257521 gene encoding serine/threonine protein phosphatase 2A 57 kDa regulatory subunit B' beta isoform-like; this encodes MMDVQRNSPTASPKKKPATLQHLFEIDSKNKPIRTLAKHLSSAENEEIISSISFCTDIFTFTDPRESPSRRDLKRVKLSELLSTMKSKKPLNKQILAPLMSMLSTNLFRPLPPPSNLFNITPDLPDDEDPVSSFSPTWSHLQVVYDILLRLVISTDPEILREHVDHHFLLNLLSLFQSEDPRERENLKNIYHRIYLRFTFYRSFMRKSMNNVLLHYIFETERHCGVGELLEIWGTIINGFTVPLKEEHKLFLMRVLIPLHKTKGMQSFHRQLAYCVSQFVQKEPVLGGVVVRGLLRYWPVTNCQKEVLLIGELEELVDNLDPDQYRKLALPMCTQITICLNSGNSLVAERALYVWNNEQFVTMASLAVEEVFPIIVEGVEKNLKWHWSKSVRQLTENVKAMLEEIDPIFYSECLEEIDLRESRAQQEKIKRKERWERIEMAAARNQFLQPQDCMSPIGETYV